In Sporocytophaga myxococcoides DSM 11118, one DNA window encodes the following:
- a CDS encoding glycosyltransferase — protein MTINKGKPLKIFTWHIHGSYLYYLTQSNAEFYLPVKPGGEEGYGGKTDSFPWGSNVHNVPVEKVKEMDFDIILFQSKKSYLQDQHEILSPEQRALPKIYLEHDPPRDVPTDTKHIVDDPQMLLVHVTHYNNLMWDNNRTPSKVIEHGVLVPPHVSYSGELDKGIVVINGIVKRGRRLGLDIFHKVRNEVPIDIIGMGSHEVGGLGEIKNTEVASFISQYRFFFNPIRYTSLGLSVCEAMMVGIPIIGLASTEMPVTIVNDISGYIHTDVDFLIAKMKSLLNDPQKAKLLGDGAKSIALSKFSIERFKLDWLDTFNAVLKNREEIEV, from the coding sequence ATGACGATAAATAAAGGAAAGCCTTTAAAAATATTTACATGGCATATTCATGGAAGTTATCTGTATTACCTTACTCAGTCAAATGCAGAATTTTATCTTCCTGTAAAACCTGGTGGAGAAGAAGGTTATGGTGGAAAAACTGATTCGTTTCCTTGGGGAAGTAACGTTCATAATGTTCCTGTTGAAAAGGTAAAAGAAATGGACTTTGATATAATTCTTTTTCAATCAAAGAAGAGTTACCTACAGGATCAGCACGAAATTTTAAGCCCGGAACAACGTGCTTTACCTAAGATATATCTTGAGCATGATCCACCAAGAGATGTACCTACGGATACCAAACATATCGTAGATGATCCTCAGATGCTGCTGGTTCATGTAACTCACTACAACAATCTTATGTGGGATAATAACAGAACACCTTCTAAGGTAATTGAGCATGGTGTGCTTGTACCTCCTCATGTAAGTTACAGTGGAGAACTTGACAAGGGTATAGTTGTAATAAACGGCATTGTGAAAAGAGGAAGAAGATTGGGGCTTGACATATTTCATAAGGTCAGAAATGAAGTTCCGATAGATATCATAGGTATGGGATCTCACGAAGTAGGCGGACTTGGCGAGATTAAAAATACGGAAGTTGCATCTTTCATATCTCAATATCGGTTCTTTTTTAATCCAATAAGATATACCAGTCTGGGGCTTTCTGTTTGTGAAGCAATGATGGTTGGGATTCCGATCATTGGATTGGCAAGCACTGAAATGCCTGTAACTATTGTAAACGATATATCTGGATATATTCATACGGATGTAGATTTCCTTATTGCCAAAATGAAATCTTTGTTGAATGATCCTCAGAAAGCCAAATTACTTGGGGATGGAGCAAAGTCTATTGCTTTATCTAAATTTAGTATAGAGAGATTTAAGCTTGACTGGCTTGATACTTTTAATGCAGTATTGAAAAACAGAGAGGAGATCGAGGTTTAA
- a CDS encoding glycosyltransferase family 9 protein: MRDLRGLNPKRIAIFRALQLGDMLCAIPAVRALKKYLPDSEITLIGLPWAKAFVDRYPMYFSGFINFPGFPGLPEQEYKPVEFIKFADKVLTSEFDLIIQMQGNGSIVNPMVEMFGAKRTAGYFKSGDYCPNNELYMEYPEGLSEIDRHLSLMKFLGIKANGKMLEFPLKEDENILFNNLVEKYKLNPGDYVVLHPGSRDTTRRWKPENFANIGDMISKKGYKVVLTGTKEEKKIAMEVKGLMKYRPIDLVEKTCLGVLTSLIRNAKLLFSNDTGVSHLASATRTKSLVIFLNSDPKRWAPLNKKIHQIILPHQAKNFRYVLKRTEDILMS, from the coding sequence ATGAGAGATTTGAGGGGACTGAATCCAAAGAGAATAGCAATTTTCAGAGCACTGCAGTTGGGAGATATGTTATGTGCAATACCTGCAGTAAGAGCATTAAAGAAATATCTCCCTGATTCAGAAATTACATTAATCGGCCTGCCTTGGGCTAAAGCTTTTGTCGACAGATATCCAATGTACTTTTCAGGATTTATTAATTTTCCAGGTTTCCCCGGGTTACCAGAACAAGAATATAAACCTGTTGAATTTATAAAATTTGCTGATAAGGTCCTTACATCTGAATTTGATCTGATCATTCAGATGCAAGGTAATGGATCAATTGTAAATCCGATGGTGGAGATGTTTGGAGCGAAGAGGACAGCAGGATATTTTAAGTCAGGAGATTATTGTCCAAATAATGAATTGTATATGGAATATCCTGAAGGGTTGTCGGAGATAGATAGACATCTTTCTCTAATGAAGTTCCTGGGAATTAAGGCAAATGGTAAGATGTTGGAATTTCCTCTTAAAGAGGATGAAAATATTTTATTCAATAATCTGGTTGAAAAGTATAAATTAAATCCTGGGGATTATGTAGTTCTGCATCCGGGTTCAAGAGATACTACCAGAAGATGGAAGCCTGAAAATTTTGCAAACATTGGAGATATGATTTCTAAAAAAGGATACAAAGTAGTGCTGACAGGAACCAAAGAAGAGAAAAAGATAGCCATGGAAGTTAAGGGCCTTATGAAATACAGGCCTATAGACTTGGTTGAGAAAACATGTCTTGGAGTTCTCACTTCTTTGATCAGAAATGCAAAATTACTATTCTCTAATGATACTGGAGTTTCACATCTTGCATCTGCAACCAGAACCAAAAGTCTTGTGATATTTCTTAACTCAGATCCAAAAAGATGGGCTCCTCTTAACAAAAAGATTCATCAAATTATTTTGCCTCATCAAGCAAAGAATTTTAGATATGTATTAAAAAGAACAGAAGATATACTTATGTCATAG
- a CDS encoding glycosyltransferase family 9 protein, producing MKYGFPSGSIDKKEVKKIGILRANALGDFIVTLPAIQSLSHFFPNAEIILLGKEWHKFFLEEKNEGGLKRTCINRVIVIPVMNGLREEPGMTENSIEVESFFTSIKKENFDLVISFQGKGNAAIPFLKRLNSKYTIGLSCEDSDQPDCSLSFHYYQSELIRYLEVASLAGAPLYLSPPKINLFQRDYSEAKDFLNANNIKNRFIAIHTCGKDIRRMWTKEKFSDLSKLLVNSGFIVILTGSEEDKKYNDEIVNMSGIDIYNSSGKFSIGGLAALYNISSLVISIDTGALHVAIAAQAKTVGLYWAPNLINWAPLTREKHRPVIGWDIKCSVCGIAPVDPYPFEPHTEKCQHQQSFIESISVEEVYKAAMTLTR from the coding sequence GTGAAGTACGGTTTTCCTTCGGGGAGTATTGATAAAAAGGAAGTGAAAAAGATAGGAATTCTCAGGGCAAATGCTCTTGGAGATTTTATTGTTACACTTCCTGCGATTCAATCTTTGAGCCATTTCTTTCCCAATGCTGAAATTATTTTATTGGGGAAGGAGTGGCACAAATTTTTTTTGGAAGAGAAAAATGAAGGCGGTTTAAAGAGAACGTGTATAAACCGTGTTATTGTCATTCCTGTAATGAACGGTTTGAGGGAAGAACCTGGAATGACTGAGAATTCTATAGAAGTAGAGTCATTCTTTACATCCATCAAAAAGGAAAATTTTGATTTGGTTATTAGTTTTCAAGGAAAGGGAAACGCTGCTATTCCATTCTTGAAGAGGTTAAATTCAAAATATACAATTGGTTTAAGTTGTGAGGATTCTGATCAACCAGATTGTAGCCTTAGCTTTCATTACTATCAATCAGAACTTATCAGATATCTGGAGGTAGCTTCTCTGGCTGGTGCTCCGTTATATCTATCTCCGCCTAAAATCAATCTGTTTCAGAGAGATTATTCAGAGGCTAAAGATTTTTTAAATGCAAATAATATCAAAAACAGGTTTATTGCTATTCACACATGTGGGAAAGATATACGAAGAATGTGGACAAAAGAGAAGTTCTCTGATCTGAGCAAACTTCTTGTTAATTCTGGTTTCATCGTAATACTGACAGGCTCCGAAGAAGATAAGAAATACAATGACGAGATTGTTAATATGTCTGGTATTGATATTTATAATTCTTCTGGCAAGTTTTCAATAGGAGGGCTTGCTGCTTTATATAATATATCTTCTCTTGTTATTTCTATAGATACAGGAGCCCTTCATGTAGCTATAGCTGCACAAGCAAAAACGGTAGGATTGTACTGGGCTCCGAACCTTATCAACTGGGCACCACTTACAAGAGAGAAACATAGACCTGTTATAGGGTGGGATATTAAGTGTTCTGTTTGTGGCATAGCTCCTGTTGATCCTTATCCCTTTGAACCTCATACTGAAAAGTGTCAACATCAACAATCATTCATAGAATCTATATCAGTGGAAGAAGTTTACAAAGCAGCAATGACATTAACACGATAA
- a CDS encoding YbhB/YbcL family Raf kinase inhibitor-like protein: MKLLSSEFKNGVSIPKKYTCEGPNISPPLQFIDIPSNASTLVLTVEDADTEGNIPWVHWLVFNIPATSNGFEEGMVSPGSIEGLCNGNTFGYEGPCPPENIHRYVFKLYALDIVLAIAPESNKETVLKLAKRHIIEEAELVGLYQKEKLIKEKVK; this comes from the coding sequence ATGAAACTTTTAAGTTCAGAATTTAAAAATGGAGTAAGTATTCCAAAGAAGTATACTTGTGAAGGCCCAAATATCAGTCCACCTTTGCAATTTATAGATATTCCATCAAATGCATCTACCCTTGTTTTAACTGTAGAAGATGCTGACACTGAGGGGAACATTCCATGGGTTCATTGGCTTGTTTTTAATATACCCGCAACTTCTAATGGTTTTGAGGAAGGAATGGTTTCTCCTGGTTCCATTGAGGGATTATGTAACGGCAATACATTTGGTTATGAAGGTCCATGTCCTCCGGAAAATATACACAGGTATGTATTTAAACTATATGCCTTGGATATTGTACTGGCTATTGCTCCTGAGTCTAATAAAGAGACTGTTCTTAAATTAGCGAAGAGACACATAATTGAAGAAGCGGAACTTGTTGGTTTATATCAAAAAGAAAAATTGATTAAAGAAAAAGTCAAATAA
- a CDS encoding histidine phosphatase family protein, translating to MKEKTIYIVRHGETDNNACHILQGSGVDLPLNDKGLWQSKCFYETYKDIPFTKLYTSTLKRSIQSVELFIKQGIPHEACAQLVEISYGIYDGVASSSDPVGTYNKLTREWKEGKIDIKMPEGESPIEVSARIKPFVERLMSNLSDDYILICIHGRIMRILLATLFELDLVNMNLFDHSNMGLYVVKYRSPFFCIEKFNDLTHLQA from the coding sequence ATGAAGGAGAAAACTATATATATAGTAAGGCATGGAGAGACTGATAATAATGCTTGTCACATTTTGCAAGGTTCAGGAGTAGACCTTCCGCTAAATGACAAAGGGCTTTGGCAGTCAAAATGCTTTTATGAAACCTATAAAGATATTCCATTTACAAAATTATATACTTCAACACTTAAAAGAAGTATTCAGTCTGTTGAACTATTTATTAAGCAAGGAATTCCTCATGAAGCATGTGCTCAACTTGTTGAAATCAGTTATGGTATATATGATGGAGTAGCTTCTAGTTCAGATCCTGTCGGTACTTATAATAAATTGACTCGTGAATGGAAAGAAGGTAAAATAGATATTAAGATGCCAGAAGGAGAGAGCCCAATTGAAGTATCTGCGCGAATCAAACCATTTGTAGAACGCTTAATGTCCAATCTATCTGATGATTATATCCTTATCTGTATTCACGGCAGGATTATGAGGATTCTTTTAGCGACTCTGTTTGAGCTTGATCTTGTCAATATGAATCTTTTTGATCATAGTAACATGGGGTTATATGTGGTAAAATATCGTTCTCCCTTTTTTTGTATTGAAAAATTCAATGATCTAACACATCTTCAGGCCTAA
- a CDS encoding DUF6766 family protein — protein sequence MKNENASFIKRNGLSICLFLFFLIFITGQILTGWKEYNEELADLGGEEMGLSSYLLSGHFIQTTFENWESEFLQMGTYVWLTVFLKQKGSAESKSLTKEEEVDRMPVAHSEAPWPVKKGGIWLKWYKNSLTLAFLFLFLISFFLHAVGSHNEYNKEQELLGRPVETFVEYLANNQLWFESFQNWQSEFISVFSIVILSIFLRQKGSPESKPVDAPNSLTGK from the coding sequence ATGAAAAACGAAAACGCCTCATTTATCAAAAGAAACGGTCTATCCATTTGTCTCTTTCTGTTTTTTCTAATTTTTATTACAGGTCAGATACTTACAGGCTGGAAGGAATATAATGAAGAACTGGCTGATTTAGGTGGGGAAGAAATGGGGTTGAGTTCTTATCTCTTATCAGGTCATTTCATTCAAACTACTTTTGAGAATTGGGAAAGTGAATTTCTACAAATGGGAACATATGTATGGCTTACTGTTTTTCTAAAGCAAAAAGGATCAGCAGAATCTAAATCTTTGACAAAAGAAGAAGAGGTAGATCGAATGCCTGTTGCTCATTCAGAAGCTCCATGGCCTGTTAAAAAGGGAGGAATATGGCTTAAATGGTATAAGAACTCATTGACACTTGCATTTCTTTTTTTGTTTCTTATTTCTTTTTTTCTGCACGCAGTAGGAAGTCATAACGAATATAACAAAGAACAGGAATTGTTAGGCAGACCTGTGGAAACCTTTGTGGAATATCTTGCAAATAATCAATTATGGTTTGAATCCTTTCAAAACTGGCAGAGTGAATTTATATCTGTATTTTCAATTGTAATACTCTCAATATTCCTGCGTCAAAAGGGCTCTCCGGAGTCCAAGCCGGTTGATGCTCCAAATTCACTTACGGGAAAGTAA
- a CDS encoding ferritin-like domain-containing protein, translating into MTKKLKNLEDLFEYELKDLYSAERQLIQALPKMAKEAKNPTLKEAFESHLEETKGQKERLDRVFALLNIKHGNTKCLAMEGLIEEGKDLIDEDATPEVKDAGLIAAAQKIEHYEISGYGTVVHYAEKLGHKEIHQLLSETLNEEKKADTKLNDLAKKSVNQKAIV; encoded by the coding sequence ATGACAAAAAAACTTAAAAACCTGGAAGATCTTTTTGAATATGAACTTAAAGATCTATATAGTGCGGAAAGACAATTGATTCAGGCTTTACCAAAAATGGCCAAAGAAGCCAAGAACCCAACTTTAAAAGAAGCCTTTGAATCTCATCTTGAGGAAACTAAAGGACAAAAAGAAAGACTTGACAGGGTTTTCGCACTTCTAAATATAAAACATGGCAATACTAAATGCCTTGCAATGGAAGGTCTCATTGAAGAAGGAAAAGACTTGATTGACGAAGATGCCACTCCTGAAGTGAAAGACGCAGGCCTTATTGCTGCTGCTCAGAAAATAGAACATTACGAAATTTCCGGATATGGAACTGTAGTCCATTATGCTGAAAAACTTGGGCATAAAGAAATACATCAATTGCTTTCTGAAACATTGAATGAAGAAAAGAAAGCTGACACAAAGCTTAATGATTTAGCGAAGAAATCAGTCAATCAAAAAGCAATTGTATAA
- a CDS encoding Gfo/Idh/MocA family protein, with protein sequence MSNTNRKLGLAMVGLGKYSTGQLMPAIVQSESFRLRGIVTGSEEKAQEYSTKYDIPEKNIYNYENFDSIKDNPDIDIVYIALPNSMHEEYVIRAALAGKHVITEKPMATSVKQCERMINTCKNANVQLFVGYRLHFEPHHLEAMKVGQTEAKGKLKKIIGSFGFKIEDNGQWRLQKDLAGGGSLLDVGIYVIQAARYVVGKNPIAIKNVKIENTIFDRPSEVDGDVTWEMEFPDNVIAFCSSSYTKESDKLFIEAEKGWIEISPAYYYYGLKGATEQGTLKMERINQQKAQMEGIADTIINGIHNRASGIEGLIDVQIIEAIYKSAKTGEKVTLEYNIKEYIHAR encoded by the coding sequence ATGTCAAATACAAATAGAAAACTGGGATTGGCAATGGTTGGACTGGGAAAATATAGTACCGGTCAGTTAATGCCTGCAATAGTTCAAAGCGAATCATTCAGATTGAGAGGTATTGTTACAGGCTCTGAAGAAAAAGCTCAGGAGTACTCCACCAAATATGACATACCAGAAAAAAACATATATAATTACGAAAATTTCGATTCAATAAAGGACAACCCAGATATTGATATTGTGTACATAGCATTGCCAAATTCAATGCATGAAGAATATGTGATAAGGGCAGCTTTAGCGGGCAAACATGTGATAACAGAAAAGCCTATGGCCACATCTGTAAAGCAATGTGAAAGAATGATCAATACATGTAAAAATGCTAATGTTCAATTATTTGTCGGATACAGGCTTCATTTTGAGCCTCACCACCTGGAAGCTATGAAGGTAGGACAAACCGAAGCAAAGGGCAAACTAAAGAAAATAATAGGAAGCTTTGGATTTAAGATAGAAGACAATGGTCAATGGAGGCTTCAAAAGGACCTTGCCGGAGGAGGCTCTCTGTTAGATGTAGGAATATATGTAATACAAGCTGCAAGGTATGTAGTTGGAAAAAATCCTATTGCAATCAAAAATGTAAAAATTGAGAATACCATTTTTGACCGACCAAGTGAAGTAGATGGTGATGTCACTTGGGAAATGGAGTTTCCTGATAATGTTATTGCTTTTTGCAGTTCAAGCTATACAAAAGAATCTGACAAATTATTTATAGAAGCAGAGAAAGGTTGGATTGAAATAAGTCCAGCTTATTACTATTATGGTTTGAAAGGCGCAACAGAACAAGGCACTCTCAAGATGGAAAGGATCAATCAGCAGAAAGCCCAGATGGAAGGAATTGCTGATACAATTATTAACGGCATTCATAACAGAGCTTCAGGGATAGAAGGGCTCATCGATGTTCAGATAATTGAAGCCATTTACAAATCAGCTAAAACAGGAGAAAAAGTAACACTGGAATATAATATTAAGGAATATATCCATGCCCGTTAG
- a CDS encoding glycosyltransferase family 2 protein, whose amino-acid sequence MNLITILIPTYHRPDALAVLLTSLFFQTEQEYEIIISDQSKDNCNEESTSLQAVINLHRSRGTSVTILKNLPTRGLAHQRQFLLDHANNEYCLYLDDDLILESYVIKNLKDVLIKEQCGFTGNAVIGLSYLNDERPYEQAMELWEEKVSPETIEPGTKEWLRYQLHNAANILHVQRHEKFHSESPKPYKIAWVGGCVMYDTRKLRDVGGFSFWKDLPVHHCGEDVLAQLRVMKKHGGCGVFPSGVYHQELETTIPDRRINAPEYLKI is encoded by the coding sequence ATGAACCTGATTACTATCCTGATCCCTACATATCATAGACCTGATGCACTTGCAGTACTTTTGACCAGCCTTTTTTTTCAAACAGAACAAGAATACGAAATTATTATTTCAGACCAATCTAAGGATAATTGTAATGAGGAAAGTACATCACTTCAGGCAGTAATAAATTTACATCGTTCTCGTGGAACTTCTGTAACCATCCTTAAAAATTTACCTACGAGAGGTCTTGCACATCAAAGACAATTTTTGCTTGATCATGCCAATAATGAATATTGTCTCTATCTGGACGATGACCTTATATTAGAGTCATATGTCATAAAGAATTTAAAAGATGTGTTGATTAAAGAACAATGTGGTTTTACCGGAAATGCAGTGATAGGACTCTCATATCTGAATGATGAGAGACCATATGAACAAGCAATGGAATTATGGGAGGAAAAGGTTAGTCCCGAAACTATTGAGCCAGGAACAAAGGAATGGCTAAGATATCAATTGCATAATGCCGCAAATATATTGCATGTTCAAAGACATGAAAAGTTTCATTCCGAATCTCCCAAACCATATAAAATAGCCTGGGTAGGAGGTTGTGTAATGTATGATACAAGAAAATTGAGGGACGTAGGAGGGTTTTCTTTCTGGAAAGATTTACCTGTTCATCATTGTGGAGAAGATGTACTTGCTCAGTTAAGGGTGATGAAGAAGCATGGAGGTTGCGGAGTTTTTCCCAGTGGTGTTTATCATCAGGAACTTGAAACTACAATTCCTGATAGAAGAATTAATGCACCGGAATATCTTAAAATATAA
- a CDS encoding SDR family oxidoreductase — MDTGFIKKVYSYFKDEVPKVVVITGASAGLGRSIVREYAKLGCSIALLARGEDGLLGAKEEVENLGGQALIKQVDVADAAKVEEVAEEIENQLGPIDVWINNAMVSVFSPISEMLPEEYKRVTEVTYLGQVYGTLAALKRMRKRNKGSIIFVGSALAYRGIPLQSAYCAAKHAIEGFYDALRAELIHDKSKIKTCMVQLPAMNTTQFELVKSRLPHKAKPMGKIYQPEVAARAIVYAAKHNRREIYVGYPTVYSILGNKIAPWLGDYVLAKEGYTGQQTDIKENPERLNNLYTPVPGDHGSHGSFDNEAASKSTEVWLSMNKSKVFIGLGVITTIAWILKLKMSRTPKLKQPVLNNFAV, encoded by the coding sequence ATGGATACAGGTTTTATTAAAAAAGTATATTCTTATTTCAAGGATGAGGTGCCCAAAGTTGTAGTAATCACAGGAGCATCTGCAGGTCTGGGAAGAAGTATTGTGAGAGAATATGCAAAATTAGGTTGTTCCATAGCACTTCTGGCCAGAGGAGAAGACGGACTATTAGGAGCAAAGGAAGAAGTCGAGAACCTGGGGGGACAAGCTTTGATAAAACAAGTAGATGTTGCTGATGCTGCTAAAGTCGAAGAAGTCGCTGAGGAAATTGAGAATCAGCTAGGCCCTATAGATGTTTGGATAAATAATGCTATGGTCAGTGTTTTTTCACCAATAAGCGAAATGTTGCCTGAAGAATACAAGCGTGTTACAGAGGTAACATATCTTGGTCAGGTATATGGGACATTGGCTGCATTAAAACGCATGCGCAAAAGGAATAAAGGTTCAATTATTTTTGTAGGTTCCGCACTAGCTTACAGAGGTATACCACTACAATCCGCATACTGTGCTGCAAAGCACGCCATTGAAGGATTTTATGATGCTCTTAGGGCCGAATTGATCCATGATAAGAGCAAAATTAAGACATGCATGGTACAATTGCCTGCCATGAATACCACACAATTCGAACTGGTAAAAAGCCGTCTTCCCCATAAAGCCAAGCCAATGGGAAAGATATACCAGCCTGAGGTAGCTGCGAGAGCCATTGTATATGCTGCGAAGCATAACAGAAGAGAAATATATGTTGGCTATCCTACTGTTTATTCGATATTGGGAAACAAGATTGCCCCTTGGCTTGGAGATTATGTTCTTGCTAAAGAAGGTTATACAGGACAACAAACAGATATCAAAGAAAACCCTGAAAGATTAAATAATTTATATACTCCTGTCCCAGGCGATCATGGATCACACGGTTCTTTTGACAATGAGGCTGCATCTAAAAGCACAGAAGTCTGGCTTAGCATGAATAAAAGTAAAGTTTTTATAGGATTAGGAGTTATTACTACCATTGCCTGGATACTAAAATTGAAAATGAGCCGCACTCCTAAGTTAAAACAGCCTGTCCTGAACAATTTTGCAGTGTAG